Proteins encoded in a region of the Populus nigra chromosome 3, ddPopNigr1.1, whole genome shotgun sequence genome:
- the LOC133689273 gene encoding E3 ubiquitin-protein ligase PUB24-like, whose protein sequence is MDDIEVPKFFVCPISLQIMKDPVTTITGITYDRESIEHWLFTSQNTDCPVTKQPLQKDSDLTPNHTLRRLIQAWCTENASHGVDRIPTPKPCLDKAHVLKLIKNLSHHELQIKTLTRLELLAAENERNRKCMVDAGLPKAMLLFIAACFKKGQVSGIQEALSILCFIRIPRSESRAFFSENDDKIIESLTWVLGCKMENYATVKSHAASVLKMLLEEASSSVLERLKPEFFERIVGVLRERITHQGINAALQVLLNACPWGRNRKMMVESGAVFELIELELRSPERRTTELNLGVLFHLCCCAEGRAQFLSHGGSIAVVAKRILRVSPAVDDRAILILSQICKFSGTSLVIQEMADVKAVTKLCMLLQADSATYLKDKAREILRSHSDKWKNSPCIFSSLSSLEFQVSS, encoded by the coding sequence CCAATTTCTCTCCAAATCATGAAAGACCCGGTTACAACCATAACTGGCATCACATATGATCGAGAGAGCATTGAGCACTGGTTATTCACTAGTCAAAACACAGATTGTCCAGTCACCAAACAGCCCTTGCAAAAAGATTCAGATTTAACCCCTAATCACACCTTACGCAGGTTAATCCAAGCTTGGTGCACGGAGAATGCATCCCATGGTGTTGATAGAATCCCCACCCCTAAACCTTGTCTTGACAAAGCCCATGTCCTTAAACTCATCAAAAATCTTTCGCATCACGAGTTGCAAATTAAAACTCTTACACGATTGGAATTACTTGCGGCGGAGAATGAAAGAAACAGGAAGTGCATGGTGGATGCTGGCCTGCCCAAGGCCATGTTATTGTTTATAGCAGCATGTTTCAAGAAAGGTCAAGTTTCTGGTATTCAAGAAGCTCTTAGTATACTATGTTTTATTAGAATTCCTCGAAGTGAATCAAGGGCCTTTTTTAGTGAAAATGATGATAAGATTATCGAATCCTTGACTTGGGTTTTAGGGTGCAAAATGGAGAATTATGCCACAGTTAAATCCCATGCAGCTTCGGTGTTGAAAATGCTACTTGAAGAAGCGAGTTCTAGTGTATTGGAGAGGCTCAAACCTGAATTCTTTGAGAGGATTGTTGgtgttttgagagagagaatcaCTCATCAAGGTATTAATGCCGCCTTGCAAGTGTTGTTAAATGCTTGTCCGTGGGGAAGAAATCGGAAAATGATGGTGGAATCCGGTGCAGTTTTTGAGCTTATTGAGCTTGAATTGAGATCACCTGAAAGAAGAACCACAGAGCTCAATTTGGGTGTTCTTTTTCATTTATGTTGTTGTGCTGAGGGAAGGGCTCAATTCTTAAGCCATGGAGGTAGCATTGCTGTGGTTGCAAAGAGAATATTGAGGGTTTCTCCAGCGGTGGATGATCGAGCCATTCTGATCCTTTCACAGATATGTAAATTCTCAGGAACAAGTCTGGTGATCCAAGAAATGGCAGATGTTAAGGCTGTGACAAAGCTATGTATGTTGCTTCAAGCAGACTCTGCAACATATTTGAAGGACAAAGCTAGGGAAATCCTTAGATCACACTCTGACAAGTGGAAGAACTCTCCttgcattttttcttctctctcgaGTCTTGAGTTCCAGGTATCCAGCTAG